From Columba livia isolate bColLiv1 breed racing homer chromosome 5, bColLiv1.pat.W.v2, whole genome shotgun sequence, one genomic window encodes:
- the CDKN1C gene encoding cyclin-dependent kinase inhibitor 1C: protein MSNVHLSGAAALERLSARRALAGHGRSPVCRSLFGPVDHEELGRELRNRLREMGEDDQRRWDYNFHTDTPLPGPGRLRWEEVEGGAVPAFYRETLQVGRCRIPLRRAPPSPPPPPPAAAAKGPGGRLSRENRAAPRRRGMRLRRRVPTARITDFFARRKRPAEPKVAAELPAGCPPSPTAVPAEQTPRKRLR, encoded by the exons ATGTCTAACGTGCACCTTTCTGGCGCCGCCGCCCTGGAACGCCTTTCAGCCCGGCGAGCCCTGGCCGGGCACGGCCGCAGCCCCGTCTGCAGGAGCCTTTTCGGGCCGGTGGACCACGAGGAGCTGGGCCGGGAGCTGCGGAACCGCCTGCGGGAGATGGGGGAGGACGACCAGCGCCGTTGGGACTACAACTTCCACACCGACACGCCGCTGCCTGGCCCCGGCCGCCTGCGCTGGGAGGAGGTGGAGGGCGGCGCCGTGCCCGCTTTCTACCGGGAGACGCTGCAGGTGGGGCGGTGCCGCATCCCCCTTCGCCGGGcgcccccctccccgccgccgcccccccctGCTGCCGCCGCCAAGGGGCCCGGGGGGCGCCTGAGCCGGGAGAACcgcgccgcgccccgccgccgcggcaTGCGGCTCCGCCGGAGGGTCCCGACGGCCCGCATCACAG ATTTCTTCGCGAGGAGGAAAAGGCCGGCGGAGCCCAAGGTGGCAGCGGAGCTCCCTGCCGGCTGCCCACCTTCCCCCACCGCCGTGCCGGCTGAGCAGACCCCCCGCAAGCGGCTCCGGTGA